The following are encoded in a window of Alkalibacter saccharofermentans DSM 14828 genomic DNA:
- the ftsE gene encoding cell division ATP-binding protein FtsE, with protein MITFENVNKTYDKTKHLALSDVNLNICKGDFVFVVGKSGAGKTTLIKMMLKELDPSEGKIFVDGEDITGIKRRKIPFYRRKVGVVFQDYRLLSDKTVYENVAYAMEIIEKKHKDIKEKVPEALKMVGLSHREKYYPDQLSGGEQQRVSIARAIINDPKIIICDEPTGNLDPKTSVGIMKLLKDINDRGTTIIMATHDREIVNRMQSRVITLHGGKVIGDKKGGYDYEDSHI; from the coding sequence TTGATAACGTTTGAAAATGTCAATAAGACTTATGATAAAACGAAGCATCTAGCCTTGTCAGATGTAAATCTTAACATTTGTAAAGGAGATTTTGTCTTCGTAGTCGGAAAAAGCGGGGCGGGGAAGACCACCCTGATTAAAATGATGCTCAAGGAGCTAGATCCCAGTGAAGGAAAGATATTTGTAGATGGGGAAGACATTACGGGAATCAAAAGAAGGAAGATTCCATTTTATAGAAGAAAAGTAGGAGTAGTCTTTCAGGATTACAGGCTTTTATCGGATAAAACAGTATATGAAAATGTAGCCTATGCAATGGAGATCATAGAAAAAAAACATAAAGACATAAAGGAAAAGGTGCCTGAAGCCCTTAAAATGGTCGGACTTTCCCACAGGGAAAAGTATTATCCTGATCAGCTGTCAGGGGGAGAGCAGCAAAGGGTATCCATAGCCAGGGCGATAATTAACGATCCTAAAATAATAATTTGCGATGAGCCTACGGGCAATCTTGATCCCAAGACTTCAGTAGGGATAATGAAGCTGCTGAAGGATATCAATGACAGAGGCACGACGATCATAATGGCTACTCATGACAGGGAAATTGTAAACAGGATGCAATCCAGGGTAATCACCTTGCATGGAGGCAAGGTGATAGGTGACAAGAAAGGCGGGTACGACTATGAAGATTCACACATTTAA
- a CDS encoding peptidoglycan-binding domain-containing protein — protein sequence MKSFKGIFLYCVILVFLLSLSASFEGMNIIENRLTGLSLSSDQMKLAFYDRYSLMEQLGDDGRSGNSDIGSDIEEGVEYTIGSSEDQVYEFQLILYYLDYLDEFPNGKFQETTKDAVSAYQGDKGFKATGVLDFETMTALQNEEIIYSLGKEGKEILRYQMILYYMDYLTQYPNGSFGEETASSVVRYQRDKGLEANGELDKVTRDSLFAESITYKVGKRGDAIKALQERLISLGYLDGQADGQYGNMTAQGVTRFQQENDLEETGNLDPETIARINQLSE from the coding sequence ATGAAGTCATTTAAAGGTATATTTTTATATTGCGTCATTTTGGTATTTTTATTGTCTTTGTCAGCTTCTTTCGAAGGGATGAACATCATTGAAAACAGGCTTACGGGTCTTAGTTTATCCAGCGACCAGATGAAGCTGGCTTTTTACGACAGATATTCTTTAATGGAACAGCTTGGAGACGATGGCAGAAGCGGCAATTCTGATATTGGCTCGGACATAGAGGAGGGCGTGGAGTATACCATTGGATCATCTGAAGACCAGGTTTACGAATTTCAACTGATCCTTTACTATCTGGACTACCTTGATGAGTTTCCTAACGGCAAATTCCAGGAAACTACCAAAGATGCAGTTAGCGCTTATCAGGGGGATAAAGGATTCAAAGCGACAGGAGTTTTGGATTTTGAGACTATGACAGCCTTGCAGAATGAAGAAATAATATATTCCTTGGGTAAAGAAGGTAAAGAAATTCTCAGATATCAGATGATTCTGTACTATATGGATTATTTGACCCAGTATCCAAACGGCTCCTTCGGAGAGGAAACGGCCTCATCGGTGGTAAGATATCAAAGGGATAAAGGACTTGAAGCTAACGGTGAGCTTGACAAAGTGACAAGGGACAGCCTTTTTGCAGAATCCATAACTTACAAGGTAGGTAAAAGAGGAGATGCAATCAAGGCTCTACAAGAAAGGCTTATCAGCCTGGGATATCTCGACGGTCAGGCAGACGGTCAATATGGAAATATGACGGCTCAAGGGGTAACGAGGTTTCAGCAGGAAAATGATTTAGAGGAAACGGGTAATCTTGATCCTGAAACTATAGCACGAATAAACCAGTTGAGTGAATAA
- a CDS encoding B12-binding domain-containing radical SAM protein, with amino-acid sequence MKIVLTSLNSKYIHTNLAIRSIKSYLNFTEGEVILKEFTINDNLESILSKLAEENADVYAFSVYIWNGEETAKLAGNLKKIMPDSLIIAGGPEVSYDSEAQLEHYSADIIVRGEGEAAFKRLIEAINKGLDINKIPALTYRDGGKTVSTKDGLDLMDMDFLKDAYSDDELAIMGGRIIYYEGSRGCPFACAYCMSSVEKSMRFRSVEKVKMDIKRFIDLGVDQVKFVDRTFNCNKKRSKELLEFIVDNNSNTNFHFEIAADLLDEETIGILSKSSPGLIQLEVGVQSVNEKTLKEINRATDIYKIKENTLKILRLENIHLHLDLIAGLPFETIDDFASSFDEIIELRPHMLQLGFLKILKGSPMTELLGRHGYKYRHYPPYQVLENSYMTYSDMSLLEKVEHVVDKYYNSGGFKFALDMVFDTEMETMFEFFRQLASYWDKKGHFDNGVSKDKTYEILKEFLIEKGFDEQMTLNVMKMDYLLSNKWPLPVFLPHAGPTKEEAFEMFKNQEFLEKHLPLYSGVPAKEIYKKVHLETFSTPRGQKRTGLFYKPKDLQVKNLNAMIWVQEDFGA; translated from the coding sequence ATGAAAATAGTACTCACAAGCCTCAACTCAAAATATATCCATACTAATCTGGCTATCAGGTCGATAAAGTCATATCTGAATTTTACTGAAGGAGAAGTAATTCTCAAGGAGTTCACCATAAACGATAACCTGGAAAGCATCTTAAGCAAGCTTGCGGAGGAAAATGCCGATGTATATGCATTTTCGGTTTATATCTGGAATGGGGAGGAGACGGCAAAGCTTGCAGGGAATTTAAAAAAAATCATGCCGGATTCCTTGATAATCGCGGGAGGTCCGGAGGTTTCGTACGATTCTGAAGCCCAGCTTGAACATTACAGCGCAGACATAATAGTGCGGGGTGAGGGAGAAGCTGCTTTCAAAAGGCTGATAGAGGCAATTAACAAAGGCCTGGATATAAACAAGATACCTGCTTTGACCTACAGAGACGGGGGCAAGACAGTATCCACAAAAGATGGACTTGATCTCATGGATATGGACTTTCTTAAGGATGCTTATTCGGATGACGAGCTCGCAATCATGGGCGGAAGGATCATATACTATGAGGGAAGCAGAGGGTGCCCCTTTGCTTGTGCCTACTGCATGTCGTCAGTGGAAAAAAGCATGCGGTTCAGATCAGTGGAAAAAGTGAAAATGGACATAAAAAGGTTTATCGATTTGGGAGTAGATCAGGTCAAGTTCGTAGATAGGACTTTCAACTGCAATAAGAAAAGAAGCAAGGAATTACTGGAATTTATCGTGGACAACAACTCAAACACGAATTTCCATTTTGAAATAGCAGCAGATCTTTTAGATGAAGAGACTATCGGAATTTTGTCTAAAAGCTCCCCAGGGCTGATACAGCTTGAGGTTGGGGTTCAGTCGGTGAATGAAAAAACACTCAAGGAGATCAATAGAGCTACAGACATATATAAAATAAAGGAAAATACCCTTAAGATACTAAGGCTTGAAAACATACATCTCCACCTTGACTTGATAGCAGGGCTTCCCTTTGAGACCATTGATGATTTTGCTTCATCTTTTGATGAAATAATAGAGCTGAGGCCTCATATGCTGCAGCTGGGATTTTTGAAGATATTAAAGGGATCTCCTATGACAGAGCTTCTTGGCAGGCACGGCTACAAGTACAGGCACTACCCACCATACCAAGTGCTTGAAAACAGCTATATGACCTACTCGGATATGAGCTTGCTTGAGAAGGTGGAGCATGTGGTCGACAAGTACTACAACAGCGGCGGATTCAAATTTGCTCTGGATATGGTTTTTGACACGGAAATGGAGACCATGTTTGAGTTTTTCAGGCAATTGGCATCCTACTGGGATAAAAAAGGGCATTTCGACAACGGAGTATCAAAAGACAAGACCTATGAGATACTAAAGGAATTTCTAATTGAAAAAGGCTTTGACGAGCAGATGACTTTGAATGTAATGAAGATGGATTACCTACTTTCCAACAAATGGCCACTTCCCGTATTCTTGCCCCATGCCGGTCCCACCAAAGAGGAAGCCTTTGAAATGTTCAAAAACCAAGAGTTCTTGGAAAAGCATCTGCCCTTATACAGTGGAGTTCCTGCCAAGGAAATATACAAAAAGGTGCATCTAGAGACTTTCTCGACGCCTAGGGGACAGAAGAGGACCGGGCTGTTTTACAAGCCAAAAGATTTGCAGGTGAAAAATTTAAATGCCATGATCTGGGTTCAAGAGGATTTTGGAGCTTGA
- the tkt gene encoding transketolase, whose translation MNKKMQSINALRMLGVDMVNKANSGHPGIVLGSAPMMYTLFTKHLIYNPEKPDWFNRDRFVLSAGHGSALIYATLHLAGYNLTMDDLKSFRQWGSKTPGHPEYGHAEGIEATTGPLGQGISNAVGMAIGERYLAAQLNKEGFPVVNHHTYVLCGDGDLQEGVAMESASLAGHLGLDKLIVLFDSNDIQLDGPVDMATSEKIQAKFEAMNWSYLKVDDGEMTEDISRALEKAKNMLGPTLIEVKTIIGHGSPQQGQSATHGAPLGEENTNIARQNLGWHHPPFEIPEEVYEDFRESNDLKGMNGYNVWVSMVDRYKNKYPIEGKIIEALMNGENLGIDYDCVLEDYKPKDVLATRASSGDMLKILQEKNPLMIGGSADLSSSTKVRGIGGDFGRYNPLGRNINFGVREHAMAAIVNGLVLHGLKGFAGGFFIFSDYMRPSMRLAALMGIPSIFAFTHDSVAVGEDGPTHEPVEQLAGLRAMPNMDVIRPADANETKAAWILALESKDNPTSMLLTRQNVPTLDNASFKGVEKGAYVISPEKKEAKAIIIATGSEVSLALEAQKKLKEDKIDVRVVSMPSMFRFKKQSDKYKESVLPKDIKKRVSVEMGSTFGWAEFTGKNGRNLGIDKYGASAKGEEIIHNYGFNVDNLVRIVKEML comes from the coding sequence ATGAATAAGAAAATGCAATCAATTAATGCTCTGAGGATGCTTGGAGTTGATATGGTAAATAAGGCTAATAGCGGACACCCGGGAATAGTGCTGGGTTCAGCGCCAATGATGTATACCCTGTTTACGAAACACCTTATATACAATCCGGAAAAGCCTGACTGGTTTAACCGGGATAGGTTCGTGCTATCTGCAGGACACGGCTCAGCATTGATTTACGCTACGCTGCATCTGGCAGGCTATAACCTTACAATGGATGACCTTAAGAGTTTCAGGCAGTGGGGATCTAAAACTCCGGGGCATCCTGAATACGGTCACGCAGAAGGCATAGAGGCTACTACCGGCCCTTTAGGCCAGGGAATATCAAATGCAGTGGGCATGGCAATAGGAGAAAGATATCTGGCTGCTCAGCTTAATAAAGAAGGGTTTCCTGTGGTGAATCACCATACATATGTATTGTGCGGTGATGGAGACCTGCAGGAAGGCGTGGCCATGGAATCTGCATCACTTGCGGGACATCTGGGATTGGACAAGCTGATAGTCTTATTCGACTCAAATGATATTCAGCTTGACGGACCTGTAGATATGGCGACTAGCGAAAAGATACAAGCCAAATTTGAGGCTATGAATTGGAGCTATTTAAAAGTCGATGACGGTGAGATGACCGAGGATATCTCAAGGGCGTTGGAAAAAGCAAAAAATATGCTGGGTCCTACTTTAATAGAGGTAAAAACAATAATTGGGCATGGGTCTCCGCAACAAGGACAAAGCGCCACCCATGGAGCTCCTCTGGGAGAAGAAAACACAAATATAGCGAGACAGAACCTGGGCTGGCACCATCCACCCTTTGAAATACCTGAGGAAGTATATGAAGATTTTAGGGAATCAAACGACTTAAAGGGCATGAATGGCTACAACGTGTGGGTTTCCATGGTTGATAGGTACAAGAACAAATACCCCATAGAGGGGAAAATCATAGAAGCTTTGATGAATGGGGAGAATCTGGGAATTGACTACGACTGCGTATTGGAAGACTACAAGCCAAAAGATGTATTGGCCACGAGAGCCTCATCGGGAGACATGCTCAAGATATTGCAGGAAAAAAACCCGTTAATGATTGGAGGAAGTGCAGATCTGTCTTCATCCACCAAAGTAAGAGGAATAGGGGGAGATTTCGGAAGATACAACCCCTTGGGCAGAAATATCAATTTTGGGGTTAGGGAACACGCAATGGCTGCAATAGTCAACGGTCTGGTACTCCATGGTCTTAAAGGCTTTGCCGGAGGGTTCTTCATTTTCAGCGATTACATGAGACCTTCAATGAGACTTGCCGCGCTAATGGGGATACCTTCCATATTTGCGTTCACCCATGACTCAGTTGCGGTGGGGGAAGACGGACCTACGCATGAACCTGTTGAACAGCTGGCAGGACTTAGGGCCATGCCGAATATGGATGTGATCAGGCCTGCAGATGCAAATGAGACCAAAGCTGCTTGGATATTGGCTCTTGAGTCGAAAGACAACCCAACATCAATGCTACTTACCAGACAGAATGTGCCTACCTTGGATAATGCAAGTTTCAAAGGGGTAGAGAAGGGAGCCTACGTGATCTCTCCGGAGAAAAAGGAAGCCAAGGCCATAATCATAGCGACAGGAAGCGAAGTTTCACTGGCACTGGAGGCACAAAAGAAATTGAAAGAAGACAAGATAGACGTAAGGGTGGTATCCATGCCTTCCATGTTCAGGTTCAAGAAACAAAGCGATAAATACAAGGAGTCGGTGCTGCCGAAAGACATCAAAAAAAGGGTTTCAGTTGAGATGGGATCAACTTTCGGTTGGGCTGAGTTTACAGGGAAAAATGGCAGAAACCTTGGGATAGATAAATATGGAGCCAGCGCAAAAGGTGAGGAGATAATCCACAATTATGGATTCAATGTGGACAACTTGGTTAGAATAGTCAAGGAAATGCTGTAA
- a CDS encoding CheR family methyltransferase — MELEFDYFKKWVKDKLRVDLDSYKEKQLHRRIGTVMNSSGAKNLREYAELIQKDENVRRVFLDYITINVTEFYRNKEIFDEFEDGIKSVLVPRFKNLNIWSAACSIGAEPYTVALIMEKNNIKGYKILATDIDDTILERAREGKFKEKEIKNVPKPEIEKHFLIEEGQYHISENIKKKVHFKKHDLILDDYDKNFHAIICRNVTIYFKKETKIEIYKKINNSLEKGGIFFTGATESIYNPSSFGFRKLSTFLYEKV, encoded by the coding sequence ATGGAATTAGAATTCGATTATTTCAAGAAATGGGTTAAGGACAAGCTGAGGGTAGACCTTGATTCCTATAAGGAAAAGCAGCTTCACAGAAGAATAGGAACTGTCATGAACAGCTCGGGAGCAAAGAATCTAAGGGAGTACGCTGAGCTGATACAAAAAGATGAGAATGTAAGACGAGTGTTTTTAGACTATATAACAATAAATGTCACGGAATTTTACCGCAACAAGGAGATATTCGACGAGTTTGAGGATGGGATAAAAAGCGTGCTGGTGCCCAGGTTCAAAAATTTGAACATCTGGAGCGCGGCTTGTTCGATAGGAGCAGAGCCATACACGGTCGCTCTTATTATGGAAAAGAACAACATAAAGGGATACAAGATACTGGCAACTGACATAGACGATACAATACTTGAACGGGCAAGGGAGGGAAAGTTCAAGGAAAAAGAAATCAAGAACGTGCCAAAGCCGGAGATAGAAAAGCATTTTCTCATAGAAGAGGGACAGTATCACATCTCGGAGAACATAAAGAAAAAGGTGCATTTCAAGAAGCACGATTTGATACTTGATGATTATGATAAAAACTTCCATGCAATTATCTGTAGGAACGTAACCATATATTTCAAAAAAGAAACAAAAATAGAAATATACAAAAAAATAAACAATTCATTGGAAAAAGGCGGGATATTCTTCACAGGAGCGACAGAGAGCATATACAATCCTTCCAGCTTCGGATTTAGAAAGCTATCCACATTTTTATATGAAAAAGTTTGA